A stretch of DNA from Methanosarcinales archaeon:
GCAAGACCGGCAGCTGTGAGGATGGAATCCGGCTCGATCTATTTCAGGAAAGACGCACACTGGCTGCCTGAGTATGAGGATGAACTGGTGGCCTTTGATAAAGGGACTCATGATGACCAGGTGGATGTTACAAGCTATGCGGCACGGTGTCTGGTGGAGACATTTGCTGAGGATGAATCCGAGCCTTTTATTATAGGGATATAACAAATAATACAAGGATATCAAATGCAGCAGAAAAATGCTAATAAATATATTTCAATGAATACATCGCTTGATACAATCAAGCAAGAGTAAATGAAGCAAAGATAATAAAGGGGGGGGGGGAAATAAAATATTACGCTGAAAAAGATCTGACTTCTATGTCAGTAAGGGAGGAGATTTTACTGAAAATAATAGATATTCCCATAAAAATAATAGCTATTGTTAT
This window harbors:
- the terL gene encoding phage terminase large subunit, producing MRDLLSTGGDLDKVTRARPAAVRMESGSIYFRKDAHWLPEYEDELVAFDKGTHDDQVDVTSYAARCLVETFAEDESEPFIIGI